Proteins encoded in a region of the Diabrotica undecimpunctata isolate CICGRU chromosome 10, icDiaUnde3, whole genome shotgun sequence genome:
- the LOC140451641 gene encoding uncharacterized protein, whose translation MFRLEEIWNLDETDLMTVMFPTRAVAPKGGTVPPVFVFTRIRNPVEYLGDENSASAIAFGNKRERITSEVFPEVIKHFVSHVKCTQQNRVLLLVDNHESHISVEVIRLCRENGIVLLSFLPHTTHRLQPLDAGVYGPFKTYLAAAHHHWLLTNPAKVIAIRYLGALAKRAL comes from the exons ATGTTTAGATTAGAAGAAATTTGGAACTTAGATGAAACTGACTTGATGACAGTGATGTTTCCTACGAGAGCTGTTGCTCCTAAGG GAGGAACAGTTCCACCGGTTTTTGTATTCACCAGAATAAGAAACCCAGTAGAATACTTAGGAGATGAAAACTCAGCCTCAGCTATTGCTTTTGGAAACAAAAGAGAACGGATAACATCAGAAGTTTTTCCTGAGGTAATAAAACACTTCGTCAGTCACGTGAAATGTACTCAACAAAATAGGGTGTTGCTGCTTGTAGATAACCATGAATCCCACATTTCTGTGGAAGTAATAAGACTGTGTAGAGAAAATGGAATCGTACTGCTGTCGTTCCTCCCTCATACCACTCACAGGTTGCAGCCTTTAGACGCTGGAGTCTACGGCCCTTTTAAAACGTATCTAGCAGCTGCACATCATCACTGGCTGCTAACAAATCCAGCTAAGGTCATAGCAATTAGATATTTAGGTGctctggcaaaacgtgcattataa